In the Alistipes provencensis genome, TCGATCTCGTTTTCCCGGCAATATCCGGCGATCTCCTCCAGTTTGCCCGGACCCACATAAATACGCGACGAAGGCTGCGGCAGCCGCTGGGTGAAGCGTTTCACCGAGCGGATGTCGGCCGTCTCGGCCAGAAACTCCAGTTCGTCGAGGAACTCCTCGGCCTGACGCGGATCCTGATTGTCACGGATGACCGAGACCAGCACGGCACGTTCGCGGTCGTCGGCCGGCACCGAAACATCCGCCACGGGGTTATTTTTGTTCTCTTCCAAAATTGTCTTTACCATTTAAATCCGTTTCTCTGTCATCGTGCTGCAAACACGATGCTACAAATAAGGGTATCCGCCCGAAAGCAGGATACCCTCAAAAAGTTGAGCCATACGCCTCAATTCTGCACGCGAAAATCGACCGGCAGGGTGAATCTCACACGCACCGTCTGGTTCCGCTGCTTGCCGGGGCTCCATTTCGGCGATTTGTTCAGCACGCGGACCGCCTCTTCGGCCAGCGAGCGGTCGGGGGCCTGCAACACCTCGATGTTGGTCAGGCGTCCGTCCTTGTCGATCACGAACGACAGGACCACGCGGCCCTGAATGTTGTTCTCAAGGGCGATCTGCGGGAATTTCACGTTCTGCATCACCCACGCCCGGAAGGTCTCGATACTGCCGTTCATAAATGCCGGCATCGTTTCGGCCACCAGAAAAACCTCGTCGTCAACGATCGGTTCGGGTTCCACAGGAACCAGTTCGATCGGGGTATGCTCGTCGAATTCCTCAAACGGGATATCCGTCTGAATCTTCCGGTCGTTCCGGACGATCTGGATCACATCCCCAATGGGTTTGACCTCGACCTTTCGGACCGCCTCACGGGGTTTCTCGCGGGTGATTTCGGTCATCTGCACATCGACGACCGGCGCATAGGCCAGACTACGCTGCTCGATCCGGTACTCTTTCGGCGTATAAGCAAAGGCAGCAACCACAAAAACCAGTGCCACTACCAAGCCGATCTCCAACAGGAGGCCCCGCTTATTCCCGAGGTCCGCCTTGAATGATTTTTTAGTCTCCATATCAATCAGATTTAGGGGTTGGTACGCGAATCGGTGCAGCCTATTTAAAAACGAAATTCCACCCGGCTGCCGGGCGGAATTTACGATCTCCCGACGGGATTAGTTCTGTACGCGGAAGTCTACCGGAAGGGTGTACTTGACGCGCACCACCTGGTTACGCTGCTTGCCCGGGCTCCACTTCGGCGACTTGCTCAGCACGCGGATGGCCTCCTCGGAGAGCGAGCGGTCGGGGGTCTGCAACACCTGAATGTTGGTCAGACGGCCGTCCTTCTCGATCACGAACGACAGGACCACGCGGCCCTGAATGCCGTTCTCGAGGGCGATCTGCGGGAACTTCACATTCTGCTGCACCCAGTTGCGGAACGTATTGAGGTCGCCGCCCTGAAACGAGGGCATCGTCTCGGCGATCAGGAACGGCTGGTCGTCCTCGATGGTCTCCTCGGCCACCTCGACCTGCTGGATCACCTCGGTATTCTCGTCGAACTCGGCGAAGTCGACCTCGGTGGTGATCTTCGTGTCGTTGGTCACGACCTGCAGCAGGTCGGTGATCACCTTCAGCTCCACCTTACGGGGAGCCTCGGGCGGCTTCTGGTCCTGACGGGTGATCTCGGTGATCTCCTCTTCGACGATGGCCGCCTGCAGGTCGACTTTTTCAATTCGGTGCTCCTTCGGCGTATACGCGAAAGCCCCGATCACAAGACCGAGTGCAATGACCAGACCGATTTCGAGCAGAAGACCCCGCTTGTTCTGAAGGTCCGCTTTGGGTGATTTCTTGATTTCCATCTATTATAAAATTTTTTAATTGTTCGGGTATAAGCGCGCATGGGCACGCTATGCACCACAAATATATGGATAAAAATTCAAAAATGCACGACCGGGTGCAAAAATCTTCGTTTTTTGCCTACTTTTGTGGGGTAAAAGAGCTCTGAAAACGGTAAAAATGGCTGAACGCGAAACATTATACGGCAAAACGCCCGAGGAACTCGCCGCCCTGTGCAGCGGGTTGGGAATGCCGCGTTTCGCCGCGCGGCAGATCGCCCGCTGGCTCTATGTCCGCCATACGGAGGACCCGCTGCTGATGACCGACATCGCCGCCGCACACCGCCAGCGGCTCGCCGATGCGTTCGCCCCGGCGCTGAGCGCCCCGGAGCGGGTCACGGAATCGGCCGACGGCACCAAAAAATACCTGTTCCGCATCTCCGGAGGGCATTTCATCGAGTCGGCCTACATCCCCGACGGCGAGCGGGCCACGCTCTGCGTCTCGTCGCAGGCCGGATGCCGCATGGGCTGCCGGTTCTGCGCCACGGGGCGGCAGGGGCTCCAGCGGTCGCTCACGGCGGCCGAAATCCTCAACCAGATCGTCTCGCTGCCCGAACGCGACAAGCTCACCAACGTCGTTTTCACGGGCATGGGAGAGCCGCTCGACAACACCGGCGAGGTGTTGCGGGCGCTCGAAATCCTCACCGCCGAGTGGGGTTTCGGCTGGTCGCCGACGCGCATCACCCTCTCCACGGCAGGCGTCGTGCCCGAACTCAGACGGTTCCTCGACGCCACGAAGGTCCACCTCGCGGTGAGCCTCCACAACCCTTTCCACGAGGAGCGGGCCGAAATCATGCCCGTCGAACGGGCGTGGCCCATTGCCGAAGTCGCCGCGATCCTGCGCGAATACGACTTCACCCACCAGCGGCGGGTATCGTTCGAATACATCGTGATGAGCGGACTGAACGACTCGCCGCGCCACATCCGCGAACTGACGCGGCTGCTGAACGGCATCAAATGCCGCATCAACCTGATCCGCTTCCACAAGATTCCCGATTCGCCCTATTTCTCGCCGGACGATGCGGCGATGGTCCGTTTCCGCGACGCGCTGACGGCCCGGGGCATTCAGACCACCATCCGCGCCTCACGGGGCGAGGATATTCAGGCAGCCTGCGGCCTATTAAGCACCCGGCAAAAAGCCGAACTCTAAGCGCACCCGGCTGAAAGCCGGGTTTTAGGGGCGAGAGAGCCTTATTACGCTATTGAACCCATTCTGCGCCGCTACCCCATAAAAGCCATTTCTTAAATGGCCGGTGCGGTTTTTGCAGCCCGAATTATAAAATACGCTCGTTATGAAAAAACTGTTTTTAATCCTCCTGCTGGCACTCTGCGCGGGCGCCGTGCAGGCTCAGGTGAAGTTCGAGACCAAATCAACGGACGCCGTGCGCGAAATGGCCGTCAAGCAGGGAAAGCTGGTATTCATCGACCTCTATGCCGACTGGTGTCCCCCGTGCCGGATGATGGAGCGGGAGGTCTTTTCGCGCAAGGACGTGGGTGAATTCATGGACCAGCGGTTCGTGGCCGCCAAATACAACACCGACAAGCCCACGGGCCGCGAACTGCTGAAGAAATACGGCAGCGGCTCGATTCCGCTCTACCTCGTGTTCAACACCCGAGGCGAACTGCTGGGCCGCATCACGGGCGCCGCCGATGCCGAGACCTTCATGGACAATCTCCGCACGATCATCGCCCGGCAGAAGCCGCTTAAAAAGCAGCCTTAAGGGCGACGGAGGGAGGTTATGACGGTGGAGAACTCCGCTGTTTTTGATTATCCCGGAGCAGGTTTCGGGCTTCGCGAAGCAGGGCAAGGCAGGAGCATACTTGACGTATGTGACTGTCTTGGCATGCAAGGGAAGTGCGAAAGATGCCCGGTAGAATCGGAAACTACCTCGGAGTATAGACCACTTTCTTGGTCTCGAAGAAATCCTCTTCGAAGAAGCGCGGGATGTCGTAGAGGTACCACCGACGGCCGGTGAGGGCCAGTTCCTCGGCCAGATCGCCGCCCTTGAGGTAGAGGATGCCGTTCGGCAGCGAGCCATTCTCTCCCCGCTCGATCAGGGGCCAGACCCACTTCACAAACTCCGGCATGGCCGTCACGGCCCGCGAAACGACGTAGTCGAAACGCTCCTTCAGGGTCTCGACCCGCACGCAGCGGGGCGTGAGGTTTTCGAGCCCGAGGCTCGCCGCGACCCCTTCGACCACGGTTATCTTCTTGCGGATCGAACCCGCGGCGGTGAAAGGCGCCCGGGGGAAGAGGATCGCCAGCGGCCCCGACGGAAACCCCCCGCCGCACCCCACGTCGAGGATGCGCGCGCCGTCGCCGAACGTGCAGACCTTGGCGATGGCCAGCGAGTGCAGCACATGGCGCAGGTAGAGCTGGTCGAAATCCTTGCGCGAGACGACGTTGATCTTCGCGTTCCACTCGGCGTAAAGGTCGTACAGCGCCGCAAACCGCTCGCGCTGCAAATCGGTAAGGTCCGGAAAATATTTCTCGATCAATTCCATGGAATCATTTGTTTTCGCCCGCGGCGATCAGTCGGCACATCTGCTCCCGGGCACGGTGTATCTGGGTTTTGACTGTCCCCAGCGGCAGCGAGAGCTTCGCGGCGATCTCTTCGTAGGAGTACTCCTCGAAGAAACGCATCAGGATCAGTTGCCGGTAGCGGGGCGCCAGCCGGTCGAGGTACTGCTCGATCTGCGACCGCTGCTGGAGGTTGATGACGCTCTCCTCGGGGGTCGGGGCGCTCGAGGCCGGGGCATAGAAGCGGTCGTCGATCGACAGGTCGTCCTGACGACGGCGCACGAAGTCGATGAACGTATTGCGGGCGATGGTGTAGACCCACTGCCCGAACGTATAGTCGGCGCTGTAACGGTGAATGTTGATATAGACCTTGATAAAGGTCTCCTGCAACAGGTCGTCGGCGTCGTTCGCACCGCCCAGCCGCTGCACGAACAGCCGGTGGATGGCGTCGCGGTAACGGTTGAAGAGGTATTCGAAAGCGGTATTGTCCCCCTTGAGCACCCGGTCGACCAGCTCCCGGTCATCGGCTACGATATAGTCGGCTATCTCCATACGCGGTCGTCACGGCGGAGCAGCATGACCCACAGCACCGCGGCCCACAGCGGACTCAGCAGGTCGTAAATGAAATAGCGGCCCATGATCCCACTCTCACCCAGCCGCCGGGCGACGCGCCGCACCTCGAGAGCCACGGCAACGTAACGGACGGCCACCAGCGCCAGCGCTGCGATCTTGTACTCCAAAGGCATCACCGCCAAGGCACAGATCACCGTGGCGAAGAAAAGCACCCGCGACCAAAGCTCCCAGCCGACGTAGGTGCGCACCGCCTGCGGATAGAAGCGGAACGCCGAGCCGTAATAACGCAACTGGCTCATCCACCAGCCCATGCCGCCCCACGTCTTTTCGCGCAGCGTGGCGCGCGGCGAGAGGATGACGCTCACGTTGTCGCGGGTCATGACCCGCTGCATGAACAGGTCGTCCTCGCCGATGTTCATATTGAGGTGGCTGAAGCCGTTGGCCCCGAAGTAGATGCGTTTGGTGAATCCGTAGTTGTGCAGCGTTCCCCGGTAGGCACGGCGCTGCACGGCACGGGCGATCCACGCGGCGGACTGCATCATCCGCCCGGTGCGCATCAGGTAGTTTGCCAGTCCCTTCCTGCGTTCCACACCGCAATATCCTACGACAATCTCCCCGCGCATGAAACCCTTGGCCATGAGCGACAGCCAGCGGTCGGTCTGCGGCACGGCGTCGGTCGAGGTGAAGACCATGCACTCGTAGTGCGCCGACTTGATGCCCACGTTGAGCGCCATCTTGCGCGAGATCGGAAAACGCGGGTCGAGCTGGATCTTCGTCGTGGTGATCTGCGGGAACGACTGCTTGAGCCGCGCGAGGTCCTCGTAAAAATCCGAGTCGTGGCCCACATAGACGATCACCACCTCGAAATCGGGGTAGTTCTGGGCCAAGATCAGCGGCAGGCGCTCCTCGACGAACGAGTAATCCTCGGAAAAGAGGGGCACGACCACCGACACGGGCGGTTCGGTCTCCATCTCCGCCGCACGCCGGTTGTTCTTGTACCCGGGGATGCGGCCGTAGACGAAAATATAGTAATAGAACTGCACACCGAGCATCAGGAGCATCGACCCCGCGAGGGCCGCCCCTTCCCAGCCGTAGCATGCCAGAAAATTATCGATGAATTGCATATCTAACACGGGTCCGACGTAAGAACCCCATTAACCTTTGTTATGTTCGGTACGAACGGCAGGTCCTTACGTCGAACCCGCGTTAAGGCGTTTTCAACGCCTCGCCCCATTTTTAAAATCCTCTCTAAATCTCTCCTTTGCAAAGGAGAGACTTGCATCCGTCCGAAAAATCCGATTTTAACGAACAAGCGATATTAAGGAAATATGCGCAAAGATAACAATATTTTGTGTATTTTTGCCGAATAGTTGAGTATGAAATTTACCCTGCAACATAAAGATTCGTCGTCCCGCGCCCGCGCGGGCGAACTCCGGACCGACCACGGCACGATCCGCACCCCGATCTTCATGCCCGTGGGCACGGCGGCCACCGTCAAGGGCATTTTCCACCGCGACGTGCGCGACGAGGCGCGTGCCCAAATCATTTTGGCCAACACCTACCACCTCTACCTGCGTCCCGGCATGGAGATCATCGAAAAGGCCGGCGGCGTACACCGTTTCTCGACATGGGAGGGCCCGATGCTCACCGACAGCGGCGGGTTTCAGGTTTTTTCGCTGGCGGCATGCCGTAAGCTCAAGGAGGAGGGGTGTCACTTCCGCTCGCACATCGACGGTTCGAAGCACCTCTTCACGCCCGAAAGCGTGATCGACACCGAACGGACGATCGGCGCCGACATCATGATGGCCTTCGACGAGTGTCCCCCGGGCGACGCCCCGCGCGAATACGCCGCCAAGTCGCTCGACCTCACCGAACGGTGGCTCGACCGGTGTTTCAACCAGTACCACCGGACCGCGCCGAAATACGGCCACTACCAAGCTCTGTTCCCCATCGTGCAGGGATGCACCTACCCGGATCTCCGGGCCCGGGCAGCAGAGAACGTAAAACAATACAACGCAGACGGTTACGCCATCGGCGGACTGGCCGTCGGCGAACCGACCGAAGTGATGTACGAAATGATCGAAGTGGTCGACGCCATACTGCCGGAGGACCGTCCCCGTTATCTGATGGGAGTCGGTACGCCGGTGAACATCCTCGAAGGCATCGCACGCGGCGTCGACATGTTCGACTGCGTGATGCCGACGCGCAACGGCCGCAACGGGCAGTTGTTCACCGCCGAGGGGGTCATCAACATCCGCAACAAGAAGTGGGAGGACGATTTCTCGCCCATCGACCCCGCAGGAACGGCTTTCGTCGACACGCTCTACTCGAAAGCCTACCTGCACCACCTGACGGTCTGCGGCGAAATGCTTGCGGCGCAGATCGCCTCGCTGCACAACATCGCCTTCTACCTGAGGCTGGTGGGTGCGGCCCGCGAGCACATCGTCGCCGGGGATTTCGCGGCGTGGAAAGAGGGGATGGTCGCCAAACTGCAAAAAAGGCTCTAAACGATGAAAATGCGTTTTCCGGGGTTCAAGATCTTGGACCGTTACATACTGGGGAAGTTCCTCACCACCTACTTCTTCTCCATCGCCATGATCATCGTCATCGTGGTGGTCTTCGACTATGTGGAGAAGATTGACGACTTCACGGAGCTGCACGCACCCCTGAAATCGGTCATCTTCGATTACTACCTCAACTTCATCCCCTACTTCATCAACCAGTTCAGCGGCCTGTTCACCTTCATCGCCTGCATCTTCTTCACCTCGAAGATGGCCTACCAGACCGAAATCGTGGCCATGCTCTCGGGCGGCATGTCGTTCCGCCGGCTGATGTGGCCCTATTTCCTCGGGGCATTCATCATCGCCTCGCTGTCGCTGACGCTCAACCTCTGGCTGATCCCCATTTCGCAGCGCCACATCGTCAATTTCGAACAGCAGTACATCAAGCGCAAGCAGAACACCAAGTTCAACCGCCACATCTACCGCCAGATCGAACCCGGCATCTTCGCCTACATCCGCGGCTACAACGACGGAGCCCGCCAAGCGTCGTTCTTCGCTCTGGAACGCTACGACAGCGGCACGATGACCCATTCGCTCGAGGCTTCCGACGTGAAATTCAACCCCGAGACCCGGCGCTGGACCGCACCGCGCTACACCAAGCGCGAATTCGACTCGCTGGGGATGGAGCGTTTCGAACAGTTCCGCAACCTCGACACGCTGATCAACCTCGACGTCACGGAGCTGGGCGAGATCAACGACCTGATCCAGACCATGAACATCACCGAGCTCAACGAATTCCTCGACCAGCAGCGGGCCAAGGGTTCCGACTCGATCAACATCATCGAGGTCGAGAAACACGCCCGCTATGCCTATCCGCTCTCGACGTTCATTCTCACACTGATCGGCGTCTCGCTCTCCTCACGCAAGGTGCGCGGCGGCACCGGCCTGCACATCGGCATCGGCACGGGACTCTGCTTCTCGTACATCCTCTTCAACCGTTTCTTCGAGGAGTTCGCCAAGAGCGGAACCCTCCCGCCCGGGCTGGCCGTGTGGCTGCCCAACATCATCTATCTGTTCATTGCCGTCTACCTCTACCGGAAGGCGCCGAAATAACCCGTAATCCATGGAGAAACGCCCCAATTACCTCTCCCGGCTCCGGCAGAACCCGCTGCTTTGGAACCTCACGCTGATCGTCGCCCTGATCCTTGCGGCAGCCATCGCCGCCCATATCCTGATGCGGGCCGGCACGCGCCACGGAGCGCGGCGCACCGTGCCCGATTTCTCGGGCGTCGCGCTGCACGACGCCCAGCGCATCGCCCGCAAGCACGACCTGCAACTGCACATCAACGACTCGCTGTTCGTCCCCGCCTACGAGGGCGGCATCGTCCTCGACCAGCTCCCCGAAGGGGGTGTGGAGGTGAAGCCCGGACGCACGGTCTACATCACCATCAACTCCTTCCGCCAGAAGATGGTTCCCGTGCCCTATGTGGCCGGACGTTCGCTGCGTCAGGCCAAAAACATGCTGGAGATCGCCGGACTGGAGATCGCCGAACTGGTCTACCGCCCCGACATCGCCACCAACTATGTGCTGGAGGAGTACTGCGACGGGAAACAGATCACGCAGTCGACCCGCATGGAGGCCGAGATGGGCTCCGGCGTAACGCTTTATGTGGGCGTCGAGAGCGGTCGCGAAACGACCGTCGTGCCGCGGCTGGTGGGACTGCCCCTGATGCAGGCCAAGGGCCGCCTCTGGGAACTGGGGCTCAACGTCGGGAAGGTCGATTTCGACGAGGGGGTCAACCTCCTCAACCAGAAGGATACGCGGGTCTATGTCCAGATTCCGGGCGCGGAACGGAGCGCAACGCTGGGTTCGAAGGTCGACCTGCGGCTGACGCTCGACGGAGCCAAGGTGGACAAACACCGGGCCGAGGCCGAGAAGCAGGCGCAGGCTGCCGCCGAGGAGCGCCGGCTGGCCGAACAGCAGCTTGCCGACTCACTCGCGCAGGCGGCATTGGAAGAGGCTGTGGAACCGGCCGCGGAACAGCCCGCAAACGATAACGAAGGATTTTTCGACTGATGACCGACGAACGCCCAATCGAGGAACTGGACCCGGAGGTGATCCCGGCGGACGGGGAGGACGAAGAAGAAGCGGGCCTCTACGAGCACTTTGCGGTGACGGCCGACAAGGGGCAGACCCCCATGCGGCTGGACAAGTTCCTGACCGTAAGGATGGAACACTGTTCGCGCAACCGCATTCAGGCGGCGGCCGACAGCGGCAACATCCTCGTCAACGGCAAAGCGGCCAAATCGAGCTACAAGGTCAAGCCGCTGGACCGCATCCAGATCGTGATGCCCTACCCGCGGCGCGAGGTGGAGCTCCGGGCCGAAAACATCCCGCTGGACATTCCCTACGAGGACAAATGGCTGCTGCTGGTCGACAAACCCGCCGGAATGGTCGTCCATCCGGGGGTGGGCAACTACGACGGGACGCTGGTCAATGCGCTGATGTACCACCTCAACGAGCAGGGAATCCCGGCCGAGGAGCAAAACCGCGCGGGGCTGGTGCACCGCATCGACAAGAACACCTCGGGACTGCTGGTGATCGCCAAGGACGAGCAGACCCACGCACGGCTGGCCAAGCAGTTCTTCGACCACACGATCCAGCGCCGCTATGTGGCCCTCGTGTGGGGCAACTTCGAGGAGGACGAGGGGACCATCACGGGCAACATCGGCCGCAGTCCCAAGGACCGGCAGAAGATGTTCGTCTTCGCCGACGGTTCGGACGGCAAGCACGCCGTGACCCACTGGAAGGTCCTGAAACGCTACGGATATGTGACCCTCGTGGAGTGCCGCCTCGAAACGGGACGCACGCACCAGATACGGGTACACATGGCATGGATCGGCCATCCGCTGTTCAACGACGAGCGCTACGGCGGCGACCGCATCCTCAAGGGCACGACCTTCGCCAAATACCGCCAGTTCATCGACAACTGCTTCGCGGTGATGCCGCGCCATGCGCTGCACGCCCGCCTGCTGGGCTTCGAACACCCCGCGACGCACGAGGAGGTGCTGTTCGAAAGTCCCCTTCCGGCCGATTTCCAAGCCCTGCTGGCCAAATGGGACACCTATGTCTCAACAGCAAAGGAAATCGAAGAAAATTAACGTGTCATTCCGGTCGCGACGCGACAAGCCCCTCCCGAGGGAGGGGTTTGGGGTGGGGTCAGATTTGCAAACGCGGCAAAGCCGCGAACAACGCCGATCGAAAGAAATGCAACCGAAACAAAACAAATAACAAACGATCTTGTTTCTACCGACGACCATAAAGGAGGTCCGCGAACGCGGATGGGACCAGCTCGACGTGATCTTTTTCTCGGGCGACGCCTACATCGACCACCCGGCATTCGGCGCGGCCGTCGTGGGGCGCCTGCTCGAAGCCGAAGGGTACCGCGTGGCCATCGTCCCCCAACCCAACTGGCGT is a window encoding:
- the tgt gene encoding tRNA guanosine(34) transglycosylase Tgt; translated protein: MKFTLQHKDSSSRARAGELRTDHGTIRTPIFMPVGTAATVKGIFHRDVRDEARAQIILANTYHLYLRPGMEIIEKAGGVHRFSTWEGPMLTDSGGFQVFSLAACRKLKEEGCHFRSHIDGSKHLFTPESVIDTERTIGADIMMAFDECPPGDAPREYAAKSLDLTERWLDRCFNQYHRTAPKYGHYQALFPIVQGCTYPDLRARAAENVKQYNADGYAIGGLAVGEPTEVMYEMIEVVDAILPEDRPRYLMGVGTPVNILEGIARGVDMFDCVMPTRNGRNGQLFTAEGVINIRNKKWEDDFSPIDPAGTAFVDTLYSKAYLHHLTVCGEMLAAQIASLHNIAFYLRLVGAAREHIVAGDFAAWKEGMVAKLQKRL
- a CDS encoding energy transducer TonB, which codes for METKKSFKADLGNKRGLLLEIGLVVALVFVVAAFAYTPKEYRIEQRSLAYAPVVDVQMTEITREKPREAVRKVEVKPIGDVIQIVRNDRKIQTDIPFEEFDEHTPIELVPVEPEPIVDDEVFLVAETMPAFMNGSIETFRAWVMQNVKFPQIALENNIQGRVVLSFVIDKDGRLTNIEVLQAPDRSLAEEAVRVLNKSPKWSPGKQRNQTVRVRFTLPVDFRVQN
- the rlmN gene encoding 23S rRNA (adenine(2503)-C(2))-methyltransferase RlmN, whose product is MAERETLYGKTPEELAALCSGLGMPRFAARQIARWLYVRHTEDPLLMTDIAAAHRQRLADAFAPALSAPERVTESADGTKKYLFRISGGHFIESAYIPDGERATLCVSSQAGCRMGCRFCATGRQGLQRSLTAAEILNQIVSLPERDKLTNVVFTGMGEPLDNTGEVLRALEILTAEWGFGWSPTRITLSTAGVVPELRRFLDATKVHLAVSLHNPFHEERAEIMPVERAWPIAEVAAILREYDFTHQRRVSFEYIVMSGLNDSPRHIRELTRLLNGIKCRINLIRFHKIPDSPYFSPDDAAMVRFRDALTARGIQTTIRASRGEDIQAACGLLSTRQKAEL
- a CDS encoding RNA polymerase sigma factor produces the protein MEIADYIVADDRELVDRVLKGDNTAFEYLFNRYRDAIHRLFVQRLGGANDADDLLQETFIKVYINIHRYSADYTFGQWVYTIARNTFIDFVRRRQDDLSIDDRFYAPASSAPTPEESVINLQQRSQIEQYLDRLAPRYRQLILMRFFEEYSYEEIAAKLSLPLGTVKTQIHRAREQMCRLIAAGENK
- a CDS encoding 16S rRNA (guanine(527)-N(7))-methyltransferase RsmG; protein product: MELIEKYFPDLTDLQRERFAALYDLYAEWNAKINVVSRKDFDQLYLRHVLHSLAIAKVCTFGDGARILDVGCGGGFPSGPLAILFPRAPFTAAGSIRKKITVVEGVAASLGLENLTPRCVRVETLKERFDYVVSRAVTAMPEFVKWVWPLIERGENGSLPNGILYLKGGDLAEELALTGRRWYLYDIPRFFEEDFFETKKVVYTPR
- a CDS encoding glycosyltransferase encodes the protein MQFIDNFLACYGWEGAALAGSMLLMLGVQFYYYIFVYGRIPGYKNNRRAAEMETEPPVSVVVPLFSEDYSFVEERLPLILAQNYPDFEVVIVYVGHDSDFYEDLARLKQSFPQITTTKIQLDPRFPISRKMALNVGIKSAHYECMVFTSTDAVPQTDRWLSLMAKGFMRGEIVVGYCGVERRKGLANYLMRTGRMMQSAAWIARAVQRRAYRGTLHNYGFTKRIYFGANGFSHLNMNIGEDDLFMQRVMTRDNVSVILSPRATLREKTWGGMGWWMSQLRYYGSAFRFYPQAVRTYVGWELWSRVLFFATVICALAVMPLEYKIAALALVAVRYVAVALEVRRVARRLGESGIMGRYFIYDLLSPLWAAVLWVMLLRRDDRVWR
- a CDS encoding LptF/LptG family permease, translated to MKMRFPGFKILDRYILGKFLTTYFFSIAMIIVIVVVFDYVEKIDDFTELHAPLKSVIFDYYLNFIPYFINQFSGLFTFIACIFFTSKMAYQTEIVAMLSGGMSFRRLMWPYFLGAFIIASLSLTLNLWLIPISQRHIVNFEQQYIKRKQNTKFNRHIYRQIEPGIFAYIRGYNDGARQASFFALERYDSGTMTHSLEASDVKFNPETRRWTAPRYTKREFDSLGMERFEQFRNLDTLINLDVTELGEINDLIQTMNITELNEFLDQQRAKGSDSINIIEVEKHARYAYPLSTFILTLIGVSLSSRKVRGGTGLHIGIGTGLCFSYILFNRFFEEFAKSGTLPPGLAVWLPNIIYLFIAVYLYRKAPK
- a CDS encoding energy transducer TonB; the protein is MEIKKSPKADLQNKRGLLLEIGLVIALGLVIGAFAYTPKEHRIEKVDLQAAIVEEEITEITRQDQKPPEAPRKVELKVITDLLQVVTNDTKITTEVDFAEFDENTEVIQQVEVAEETIEDDQPFLIAETMPSFQGGDLNTFRNWVQQNVKFPQIALENGIQGRVVLSFVIEKDGRLTNIQVLQTPDRSLSEEAIRVLSKSPKWSPGKQRNQVVRVKYTLPVDFRVQN
- a CDS encoding PASTA domain-containing protein; translation: MEKRPNYLSRLRQNPLLWNLTLIVALILAAAIAAHILMRAGTRHGARRTVPDFSGVALHDAQRIARKHDLQLHINDSLFVPAYEGGIVLDQLPEGGVEVKPGRTVYITINSFRQKMVPVPYVAGRSLRQAKNMLEIAGLEIAELVYRPDIATNYVLEEYCDGKQITQSTRMEAEMGSGVTLYVGVESGRETTVVPRLVGLPLMQAKGRLWELGLNVGKVDFDEGVNLLNQKDTRVYVQIPGAERSATLGSKVDLRLTLDGAKVDKHRAEAEKQAQAAAEERRLAEQQLADSLAQAALEEAVEPAAEQPANDNEGFFD
- a CDS encoding thioredoxin fold domain-containing protein, coding for MKKLFLILLLALCAGAVQAQVKFETKSTDAVREMAVKQGKLVFIDLYADWCPPCRMMEREVFSRKDVGEFMDQRFVAAKYNTDKPTGRELLKKYGSGSIPLYLVFNTRGELLGRITGAADAETFMDNLRTIIARQKPLKKQP
- a CDS encoding RluA family pseudouridine synthase, with the translated sequence MTDERPIEELDPEVIPADGEDEEEAGLYEHFAVTADKGQTPMRLDKFLTVRMEHCSRNRIQAAADSGNILVNGKAAKSSYKVKPLDRIQIVMPYPRREVELRAENIPLDIPYEDKWLLLVDKPAGMVVHPGVGNYDGTLVNALMYHLNEQGIPAEEQNRAGLVHRIDKNTSGLLVIAKDEQTHARLAKQFFDHTIQRRYVALVWGNFEEDEGTITGNIGRSPKDRQKMFVFADGSDGKHAVTHWKVLKRYGYVTLVECRLETGRTHQIRVHMAWIGHPLFNDERYGGDRILKGTTFAKYRQFIDNCFAVMPRHALHARLLGFEHPATHEEVLFESPLPADFQALLAKWDTYVSTAKEIEEN